A genomic stretch from Acinonyx jubatus isolate Ajub_Pintada_27869175 chromosome E2, VMU_Ajub_asm_v1.0, whole genome shotgun sequence includes:
- the INAFM1 gene encoding putative transmembrane protein INAFM1, giving the protein MRGTSCVGGGGESPGGAGLSEGPRGRWLRLAPVCAYFLCVSLAAVLLAVYYGLIWVPTRPPAGPAGPPPSAPSPPCAARPGAPPAPAPAAASISCLLGAPGGPRPQLELPRSRRRRHSDHSRRPNHRQTPRERPEAAGGRGPG; this is encoded by the coding sequence ATGCGGGGCACGAGCTGCGTGGGCGGCGGCGGCGAGAGCCCGGGTGGCGCCGGGCTGAGCGAGGGCCCGCGGGGCCGCTGGCTGCGCCTGGCCCCCGTCTGCGCCTACTTCCTCTGCGTCTCGTTGGCCGCCGTGCTGCTCGCCGTCTACTACGGTCTCATCTGGGTTCCCACGCGGCCCCCCGCGGGCCCCGCCGGCCCGCCGCCCAGCGCGCCGTCTCCTCCGTGCGCCGCCCGCCCGGGCGCGCCGCCTGCCCCGGCGCCTGCCGCTGCCTCGATCTCCTGCCTCCTGGGAGCCCCCGGCGGGCCGCGACCCCAGCTCGAGCTGCcgcgcagccgccgccgccgccacagcGACCACAGCCGCCGCCCGAACCACCGCCAGACACCCAGAGAGAGGCCGGAGGCCGCGGGGGGGCGAGGACCCGGGTAG
- the CCDC9 gene encoding coiled-coil domain-containing protein 9 isoform X3 — protein MSATLDLKSKEEKDAELDKRIEALRRKNEALIRRYQEIEEDRKKAELEGVAVTAPRKGRPVEKENVAVEEKNLGPSRRSPGTPRPPGASKGGRPLPQQGGRAGVGRVARHWEDSSGEQPRGGAGGRGRRGRGRGSPHLSGAGDASTADRKSKEWEERRRHNIEKMNEEMEKIAEYERSQREGVLEPNPVRNFLDDPRRRGGPLEEPERDRREGSRRHGRNWGGPDFERVRCGLEQERQGRRAGLAGAGDMTLSMTGRERSEYLRWKQEREKIDQERLQRHRKPTGQWRREWDAEKTDGMFKDGPAAALEPSHRYDDQAWARPPKPPTFREFLSQHKAEVSRRRKKGSRSQTKAAPRAYSDHDDRWETKEAASPAPEAPQPPPPEERPVQPLETPAPPAHRPPEDDGEEDEGEDEEWEDVSEEEEEIEEEEEEEGEEEEEAIEEEEEPAQDHQPQEAAPTGSPTGEQADKEPSRPEEPLPLPPAPATPSSPFSPLGGHQPVSDWGEEAELNTSPNADALSLSPGEAWPFGNA, from the exons ATG TCAGCCACACTGGATCTGAAATCGAAAGAGGAGAAAGATGCCGAGTTGGACAAGAGGATCGAAGCTCTTCGGCGAAAGAACGAGGCCCTCATACGGCGCTACCAG GAGATCGAGGAGGACCGTAAAAAAGCTGAACTCGAGGGAGTAGCAGTGACAGCGCCCCGGAAGGGCCGCCCGGTGGAGAAGGAGAACGTGGCCGTCGAG GAGAAGAACTTGGGTCCCTCTCGGAGGTCTCCTGGGACCCCGCGGCCCCCGGGGGCCAGCAAGGGaggccggcccctcccccagcagggaGGCCGGGCAGGCGTGGGCCGGGTGGCCCGTCACTGGGAGGACAGTTCTGGGGAGCAGCCTCGAGGAGGAGCTGGGGGCCGCGGCCggaggggccggggccgggggtcCCCTCATCTGTCTGGGGCCGGAGATGCCTCAACTGCCGACCGCAAATCCAAG GAGTGGGAGGAGCGGCGCCGGCACAACATCGAGAAGATGaatgaggagatggagaagatTGCAGAGTATGAGCGCAGCCAGCGG GAAGGCGTGCTGGAGCCCAACCCGGTGCGGAACTTCCTGGACGACCCCCGGCGACGCGGCGGGCCCCTGGAGGAGCCTGAGCGGGACCGCCGGGAGGGCAGCCGCCGGCACGGGCGCAACTGGGGGGGGCCCGACTTCGAGCGGGTGCGCTGCGGCCTGGAGCAGGAGCGGCAG GGCCGCCGGGCCGGCCTGGCCGGCGCTGGCGACATGACGCTGTCCATGACGGGCCGGGAGCGGTCGGAGTACCTGCGctggaagcaggagagggagaagattGACCAGGAGCGGCTGCAGAGACACCGCAAGCCCACCGGCCAGTGGCGGCGCGAGTGGGATGCCGAGAAGACGGATGGGAT gtTCAAGGATGGCCCGGCCGCTGCCCTCGAACCATCCCATCGCTATG ATGATCAGGCCTGGGCTCGGCCCCCCAAGCCCCCCACTTTCAGGGAGTTCCTGTCCCAGCACAAAGCGGAGGTCAGCCGCAGGAGGAAGAAGGGTAGCCGATCCCAGACCAAGGCGGCCCCTCGTGCCTACAG TGACCATGACGACCGCTGGGAGACGAAGGAGGCAGCATCCCCAGCCCCTGAGGCCCCACAGCCCCCTCCACCCGAGGAGAGGCCCGTGCAG CCGCTGGAGACCCCAGCTCCTCCTGCCCACCGGCCTCCTGAGGATGACGGGGAGGAGGACGAGGGGGAGGATGAGGAGTGGGAAGAtgtgagtgaggaggaggaggagatcgaggaggaggaggaggaggagggggaggaggaggaagaggccatCGAGGAGGAAGAAGAACCAGCCCAAGACCACCAACCCCAAGAGGCTGCGCCCACCGGAAGCCCCACCGGTGAGCAGGCTGACAAAGAGCCTTCCAGGCCAGAGGAGCCCCTGCCACTTCCCCCGGCCCCTGCCACGCCTTCTAGCCCCTTCTCGCCCCTTGGGGGCCACCAGCCCGTGTCTGACTGGGGTGAAGAGGCGGAGCTGAATACTTCCCCCAACGCTgatgccctctccctctctccgggTGAGGCCTGGCCATTTGGAAATGCATGA
- the CCDC9 gene encoding coiled-coil domain-containing protein 9 isoform X2 — MSATLDLKSKEEKDAELDKRIEALRRKNEALIRRYQEIEEDRKKAELEGVAVTAPRKGRPVEKENVAVEVEKNLGPSRRSPGTPRPPGASKGGRPLPQQGGRAGVGRVARHWEDSSGEQPRGGAGGRGRRGRGRGSPHLSGAGDASTADRKSKEWEERRRHNIEKMNEEMEKIAEYERSQREGVLEPNPVRNFLDDPRRRGGPLEEPERDRREGSRRHGRNWGGPDFERVRCGLEQERQGRRAGLAGAGDMTLSMTGRERSEYLRWKQEREKIDQERLQRHRKPTGQWRREWDAEKTDGMFKDGPAAALEPSHRYDDQAWARPPKPPTFREFLSQHKAEVSRRRKKGSRSQTKAAPRAYSDHDDRWETKEAASPAPEAPQPPPPEERPVQPLETPAPPAHRPPEDDGEEDEGEDEEWEDVSEEEEEIEEEEEEEGEEEEEAIEEEEEPAQDHQPQEAAPTGSPTGEQADKEPSRPEEPLPLPPAPATPSSPFSPLGGHQPVSDWGEEAELNTSPNADALSLSPGEAWPFGNA, encoded by the exons ATG TCAGCCACACTGGATCTGAAATCGAAAGAGGAGAAAGATGCCGAGTTGGACAAGAGGATCGAAGCTCTTCGGCGAAAGAACGAGGCCCTCATACGGCGCTACCAG GAGATCGAGGAGGACCGTAAAAAAGCTGAACTCGAGGGAGTAGCAGTGACAGCGCCCCGGAAGGGCCGCCCGGTGGAGAAGGAGAACGTGGCCGTCGAGGTG GAGAAGAACTTGGGTCCCTCTCGGAGGTCTCCTGGGACCCCGCGGCCCCCGGGGGCCAGCAAGGGaggccggcccctcccccagcagggaGGCCGGGCAGGCGTGGGCCGGGTGGCCCGTCACTGGGAGGACAGTTCTGGGGAGCAGCCTCGAGGAGGAGCTGGGGGCCGCGGCCggaggggccggggccgggggtcCCCTCATCTGTCTGGGGCCGGAGATGCCTCAACTGCCGACCGCAAATCCAAG GAGTGGGAGGAGCGGCGCCGGCACAACATCGAGAAGATGaatgaggagatggagaagatTGCAGAGTATGAGCGCAGCCAGCGG GAAGGCGTGCTGGAGCCCAACCCGGTGCGGAACTTCCTGGACGACCCCCGGCGACGCGGCGGGCCCCTGGAGGAGCCTGAGCGGGACCGCCGGGAGGGCAGCCGCCGGCACGGGCGCAACTGGGGGGGGCCCGACTTCGAGCGGGTGCGCTGCGGCCTGGAGCAGGAGCGGCAG GGCCGCCGGGCCGGCCTGGCCGGCGCTGGCGACATGACGCTGTCCATGACGGGCCGGGAGCGGTCGGAGTACCTGCGctggaagcaggagagggagaagattGACCAGGAGCGGCTGCAGAGACACCGCAAGCCCACCGGCCAGTGGCGGCGCGAGTGGGATGCCGAGAAGACGGATGGGAT gtTCAAGGATGGCCCGGCCGCTGCCCTCGAACCATCCCATCGCTATG ATGATCAGGCCTGGGCTCGGCCCCCCAAGCCCCCCACTTTCAGGGAGTTCCTGTCCCAGCACAAAGCGGAGGTCAGCCGCAGGAGGAAGAAGGGTAGCCGATCCCAGACCAAGGCGGCCCCTCGTGCCTACAG TGACCATGACGACCGCTGGGAGACGAAGGAGGCAGCATCCCCAGCCCCTGAGGCCCCACAGCCCCCTCCACCCGAGGAGAGGCCCGTGCAG CCGCTGGAGACCCCAGCTCCTCCTGCCCACCGGCCTCCTGAGGATGACGGGGAGGAGGACGAGGGGGAGGATGAGGAGTGGGAAGAtgtgagtgaggaggaggaggagatcgaggaggaggaggaggaggagggggaggaggaggaagaggccatCGAGGAGGAAGAAGAACCAGCCCAAGACCACCAACCCCAAGAGGCTGCGCCCACCGGAAGCCCCACCGGTGAGCAGGCTGACAAAGAGCCTTCCAGGCCAGAGGAGCCCCTGCCACTTCCCCCGGCCCCTGCCACGCCTTCTAGCCCCTTCTCGCCCCTTGGGGGCCACCAGCCCGTGTCTGACTGGGGTGAAGAGGCGGAGCTGAATACTTCCCCCAACGCTgatgccctctccctctctccgggTGAGGCCTGGCCATTTGGAAATGCATGA
- the CCDC9 gene encoding coiled-coil domain-containing protein 9 isoform X1 produces MDAGRKPWCCVRILQGKFAGTLAPASQWNVSHTGSEIERGERCRVGQEDRSSSAKERGPHTALPGALAPPWETPSPLLPAEIEEDRKKAELEGVAVTAPRKGRPVEKENVAVEVEKNLGPSRRSPGTPRPPGASKGGRPLPQQGGRAGVGRVARHWEDSSGEQPRGGAGGRGRRGRGRGSPHLSGAGDASTADRKSKEWEERRRHNIEKMNEEMEKIAEYERSQREGVLEPNPVRNFLDDPRRRGGPLEEPERDRREGSRRHGRNWGGPDFERVRCGLEQERQGRRAGLAGAGDMTLSMTGRERSEYLRWKQEREKIDQERLQRHRKPTGQWRREWDAEKTDGMFKDGPAAALEPSHRYDDQAWARPPKPPTFREFLSQHKAEVSRRRKKGSRSQTKAAPRAYSDHDDRWETKEAASPAPEAPQPPPPEERPVQPLETPAPPAHRPPEDDGEEDEGEDEEWEDVSEEEEEIEEEEEEEGEEEEEAIEEEEEPAQDHQPQEAAPTGSPTGEQADKEPSRPEEPLPLPPAPATPSSPFSPLGGHQPVSDWGEEAELNTSPNADALSLSPGEAWPFGNA; encoded by the exons ATGGACGCAGGAAG GAAGCCCTGGTGCTGTGTCCGGATTCTGCAGGGGAAGTTTGCCGGGACCCTGGCCCCAGCTAGCCAGTGGAATG TCAGCCACACTGGATCTGAAATCGAAAGAGGAGAAAGATGCCGAGTTGGACAAGAGGATCGAAGCTCTTCGGCGAAAGAACGAGGCCCTCATACGGCGCTACCAGGTGCCCTAGCCCCGCCCTGGGAGACcccatcccctctcctccccGCA GAGATCGAGGAGGACCGTAAAAAAGCTGAACTCGAGGGAGTAGCAGTGACAGCGCCCCGGAAGGGCCGCCCGGTGGAGAAGGAGAACGTGGCCGTCGAGGTG GAGAAGAACTTGGGTCCCTCTCGGAGGTCTCCTGGGACCCCGCGGCCCCCGGGGGCCAGCAAGGGaggccggcccctcccccagcagggaGGCCGGGCAGGCGTGGGCCGGGTGGCCCGTCACTGGGAGGACAGTTCTGGGGAGCAGCCTCGAGGAGGAGCTGGGGGCCGCGGCCggaggggccggggccgggggtcCCCTCATCTGTCTGGGGCCGGAGATGCCTCAACTGCCGACCGCAAATCCAAG GAGTGGGAGGAGCGGCGCCGGCACAACATCGAGAAGATGaatgaggagatggagaagatTGCAGAGTATGAGCGCAGCCAGCGG GAAGGCGTGCTGGAGCCCAACCCGGTGCGGAACTTCCTGGACGACCCCCGGCGACGCGGCGGGCCCCTGGAGGAGCCTGAGCGGGACCGCCGGGAGGGCAGCCGCCGGCACGGGCGCAACTGGGGGGGGCCCGACTTCGAGCGGGTGCGCTGCGGCCTGGAGCAGGAGCGGCAG GGCCGCCGGGCCGGCCTGGCCGGCGCTGGCGACATGACGCTGTCCATGACGGGCCGGGAGCGGTCGGAGTACCTGCGctggaagcaggagagggagaagattGACCAGGAGCGGCTGCAGAGACACCGCAAGCCCACCGGCCAGTGGCGGCGCGAGTGGGATGCCGAGAAGACGGATGGGAT gtTCAAGGATGGCCCGGCCGCTGCCCTCGAACCATCCCATCGCTATG ATGATCAGGCCTGGGCTCGGCCCCCCAAGCCCCCCACTTTCAGGGAGTTCCTGTCCCAGCACAAAGCGGAGGTCAGCCGCAGGAGGAAGAAGGGTAGCCGATCCCAGACCAAGGCGGCCCCTCGTGCCTACAG TGACCATGACGACCGCTGGGAGACGAAGGAGGCAGCATCCCCAGCCCCTGAGGCCCCACAGCCCCCTCCACCCGAGGAGAGGCCCGTGCAG CCGCTGGAGACCCCAGCTCCTCCTGCCCACCGGCCTCCTGAGGATGACGGGGAGGAGGACGAGGGGGAGGATGAGGAGTGGGAAGAtgtgagtgaggaggaggaggagatcgaggaggaggaggaggaggagggggaggaggaggaagaggccatCGAGGAGGAAGAAGAACCAGCCCAAGACCACCAACCCCAAGAGGCTGCGCCCACCGGAAGCCCCACCGGTGAGCAGGCTGACAAAGAGCCTTCCAGGCCAGAGGAGCCCCTGCCACTTCCCCCGGCCCCTGCCACGCCTTCTAGCCCCTTCTCGCCCCTTGGGGGCCACCAGCCCGTGTCTGACTGGGGTGAAGAGGCGGAGCTGAATACTTCCCCCAACGCTgatgccctctccctctctccgggTGAGGCCTGGCCATTTGGAAATGCATGA